In Candida albicans SC5314 chromosome 4, complete sequence, the genomic window TCATTTTGCAACTCTTGAgttatttcatttaataaacGATTAGCCAACTCCATTTCTTGTGgttgattatatttattcattaaataaacTTGATATTGTAAACACTGCTTCAACATAACCAAATCagaattttgtttaaatcTATCAATGGCAATTTTAATATATTCACCAGACTTGACAagatcatcatcattatcattgcTCCAACTTCTGGCTAATTCAAAATATGCAATAGCAATAAATTCTGATTGATTTAAACTGAATATTTGTGGCATTATTTCTTCACCCAATTTTCTTGCATCAGTAAAAgattttaaatcatttaataatttccaaagtaataattttgcttcaataataatcataCCAAATCCACATTTAGTAgctattttgatttgttgaataaGTAAACTGAAAACACGATATGGATTACCtgaagaaatgaaaattttacattttaataaatttaatcgAATGGTTAAATAGATTTGACTGCTActggtggttgtggtggtagtggtagtatGCATACTGGCAAGTAATTCCAAGGCATGACTataattttgtaaataCATTTCCAATTGTACTTGTAACATTAATACTTCATGTTTCAATTCCAAATCTTTTAAATCAGTATCTAACaacaaattaataatttctttactGGTATTATATTTCCCCttttgtaaattaattttaatcaGAATAATTAACATTCTAATTTGAATAGCATTATATAATGAATGATCAGTAGTAATCATCACtttgtttttcatattttgtaattgattataagTTTCattaatgttgttgttaccTTGTaagaattttaaaaaattcagTCTAATAAATAGActaaattgatcaattgtaTTATCAGTTAATTCAATGgcaatttcattataaaCTTCACTTAATATTGGTTCACCAAGTTTACTCCAAACTATTGCTGCTAATTCTGctgatttaataaatgttgatttcacatcatcatttatagcaatgaaaattgatttaattaaacTATTAATACATGATTGATAATCACcattattcaaaaaatataaagttttaaaattataacTCATAGAATAAAGCAGTAATgatatttgttttgattttttaattaaaaaatctaataattgagattcattattattattattattattattattattattattattattattattattataaaatatttgtcgatttttccataattcgggtttatttttcatgaaattaaataacCAAGATAATATATAAGTTAAAGTTGAattatctttattttcTCGAGCTACAGAAATGGCTTCTTCAATGGCATCCATAGCTTTATTATCTTCACCAAAATATTGATGTAATGAAGCTCGAGAAATTAATgcaaaatgataaaaatatt contains:
- a CDS encoding anaphase promoting complex subunit 5 (Ortholog(s) have ubiquitin-protein transferase activity and role in anaphase-promoting complex-dependent proteasomal ubiquitin-dependent protein catabolic process, chromatin assembly, protein ubiquitination), producing MTKDDIKLLLSEDLSPYKLTLLIVIHLYLCNELPIPQLITLTQLIENKQQPRPHNLLSTHNIIHSLSQLCELFNDVNVTKQLLKCIWRINSIEQLENDYINNLIKRVKSVDLITLNITPGSTNSGKVLSSKSLFGSFILKICTSFNSLKFDESFLLFQAFQQFREPTRQRYVELGGDIINENNNLGDDPDRDLFTRLNNNLIELGINNSISLSSLSSPTLTSTPTSTKIISVPKYDFQQLLDRQISLLETYGTPTPQYLKDIMMMMISPNSNVGRIQNIQFNNLPSYYYLRYLECLQISNYNEAFASLHQYFDYMVSNNSKYFYHFALISRASLHQYFGEDNKAMDAIEEAISVARENKDNSTLTYILSWLFNFMKNKPELWKNRQIFYNNNNNNNNNNNNNNNNNESQLLDFLIKKSKQISLSLYSMSYNFKTLYFLNNGDYQSCINSLIKSIFIAINDDVKSTFIKSAELAAIVWSKLGEPILSEVYNEIAIELTDNTIDQFSLFIRSNFLKFLQGNNNINETYNQLQNMKNKVMITTDHSLYNAIQIRMLIISIKINLQKGKYNTSKEIINLLLDTDLKDLELKHEVLMLQVQLEMYLQNYSHALELLASMHTTTTTTTTSSSQIYLTIRLNLLKCKIFISSGNPYRVFSLLIQQIKIATKCGFGMIIIEAKLLLWKLLNDLKSFTDARKLGEEIMPQIFSLNQSEFIAIAYFELARSWSNDNDDDLVKSGEYIKIAIDRFKQNSDLVMLKQCLQYQVYLMNKYNQPQEMELANRLLNEITQELQNEVEQGYIYN